The DNA sequence gaggaTAGCAGCGGCAACGGCAgcatttttgtttacattcaacatggcggccaccgaagccgtgcttcacCATGACCagggaccggcaggtcagtctgacatatgccgattttataccGGTCAATTCtataattaactgacaacataagttatacgagttacagttctcaaggacgcacgcaccaACGGACAGAGACactgtctctttctcctttctctcaacttctccgccgtgtgtggcgtgtacccgctcgcggtgtgaagcgcgtgtctgcGCTATTGCACATGTAAGgagcctcgtgaattaacctgcaacatatcagctgtttggaaattcttcagcgtgtgtgcagaagataacaagttagcaatatgcaacacctgcaaggagaaagtagggcgtggagggacgacaccaaaaaccagaatcacattttttttgttggatgtgaaaagcgtcacccggatcgttggtctgattggttgaaggactatccaatggcaCCCAGAGGtatttgagtggcgtccgttggtgacgcccctctggaaatgaactgtcaatgaacctttcccagacccactctcagttacagctgagaagggtctggtgttaaccaggctaCCAAACCGGAACCCGGATCCCTACCTGGCTTGGCTGGGATCTTCATCCCTCTTATCTATGCAATAGTGTGTGTTCTGGTCATCCACGTTGTTGTCAACTACACCAAAAACGAGTCTGTCACCAACATCTACATCCTCAATTTAGCCATTGCAGACGGGCTCTTCATGCTGGGCCTGCCCTTCCTGGCGATGCAGAACGCTCTGCTCTATTGGCCCTTTGGCTCTCTCATGTGCCGTGTGGTCATGACGGTGGACGCCATCAACCAGTTTACCAGCATCTTCTGCCTGACCGTGATGTCATTGGACCGCTACCTGGCTGTGGTGCATCCCATCCGTCTGGTGGCGGCGGCCTCGTCTACCCAAGGCAATTGTTCAACCGACcctgttaaaggaatacgccaccgtatTCCTTTAAccgtctaccctggctgtagataggtgggccaatgcattttttgtctcagtgcaagtaattaggttgttttttgtctttagtttactcacaacatgctaaccggcaacataggattccattcactatgctaagctaactagcggcggtgctgccggtgttgcaccagactaaaacatgcatgcacaaaaaatgagttggcccacctatctccagctaggggagaccgtgataagccctatttcaacaaacggtggcgtatccctttaatttATGTGCAACccaaatttattttatgagcTTGGGGAAGAAATAatgcaaattaaataaatacacaaataaaaagtttgaGGCAAActataattatgtttttgtacAGCACCGTTTTTATACAGCACTCTTGCGATGCAAGATGCCTGTTGTCCTCCAGTAATGCAAACAAACGAGGCAGCTACACGGTCGTTCACAAAGACAATCGTTATCGTCACTTAAGGCACTGGTAACTTTTGTTGTGTTCTGAATAGTTGCCAGTAGGTGGAGAGAACGCAATATGAACATTAAATATGTAATGTGTGGAAGGAGAGTAAGTAAGAGTTGTTGGAATCAGCCGTGTGAATTACCTTAGTTAATATACAGTAAGCCTAACTTTAGTCCAGTCCTTAACGTATCAACATAACaatattattctttcttttacaATGATGGACATGTCTAATGTGTCGATTATTTGCCCATGCAACACTAGCGTGTAAACCAAAATTGTGAGATAGGgtttaaaataatttgaaaacGTGCTTCAAGAAGTCAAACAGCGCCCTTGTACATTCGTATCAGCAGCCAGCAAAGTTGACAGAGCTGACAAATGGACAGACATCGCCAGCGTTATGGTGTCAACCCCCACTCAGCAGCTTGGTTCGCTTGTCAGTGGCGTCATGTCTTTATTTCAGTTCAGGTATTTAGCACTGCAGTGCACCCGAGAGCCAGAATCTGTGCCCTCCACGGCTCAAAGTATGCTACCCCGACTCTGTCCGCAATTGAGATGCTGTTTCGTGCACAGCAACTTACTCATTTGCCCCCGCTGAAAATTGTACAGACCAAAAAAGAcgagctgaaaaatgacattctAGGGAGCCTGCGGACCCCGGGAGTGGGCTTTTCTCTTCCAGAGAGCACAAACCAAGGCTCATTTTTGCTGACAGTAAGTGAActataatatttgtgtgtgtgtgcgtgtgtgtgtgtgtgtgtgtgtgtgtgtgtgtgtgtgtgtgtgtgtgtgtgtgtgtgtgtgtgtgtgtgtgtgtgagacacacaAGGTGGTAGAGTACATGTAGTACAGGTAGGCGCTATGTTATGAAAAAAATAGATTATCCATCGCTACTGCCACTGGgaaaaaattttttaattaaaaattaaataaattccCTACCAACAGGAACCAAACTTtttttatgaggtcataaggagcaatgttacctcccctttctctgctttgcccgcccagagaattggGCCCacctatgagagagagacatcctggctttcaaacgagcaaattggcagttagtcaaggccaaaccccctctcttttcctcaatagctacagacacagaaatagcacatactaaggaaagctcattgtgggactagctatagtggctgtaattctgcaccaaggctgaatttcaggaaagagccatcagatccagtattaggggaccactaaggtctatataaaagagacttcagatccagtattaggggaccactaaggcctaaataaaaaagacttcagatacagtattaggggaccactaaggtctatataaaagagacttcagatccagtattaggggaccactaaggtctatataaaagagacttcagatccagtattaggggaccactaaggcctatataaaagagacttcagatccagtattaggggaccactaaggcctatataaaagagccttcagatccagtattaggggaccactaaggtctatataaaagagacttcagatccagtattaggggaccactaaggtctatataaaagagacttcagatacagtattaggggaccactaaggcctatataaaagcattcaaaaaGCACCAACATTTCCAGACCAACTAAAGGACAAGTAAAATCctgtaataaatgtaaaaaaaaatgatacagTGAGTTGAAATAGAATTACATTAACAAACCTTTTTTAGTCTTTAGACCGGATTTAGGTCCATGAAGTAAAACAACTCAACGCTAAAACCGACTTGTAACCTTTGAAGAGAGGCAAGAACATGGGCGATATATCTCTTTGAATTTGATAAAAGCCTCTAGCAGCTGTCTTTTACTAACTGATGGCGTGAGATGACTATGAATATGAACACACGCATGAGGTAGAAACAGGATGTTGCTAAAGACAGTTAGTTGCGTGTGTCCATTGAAGTTGCACAACGAAGCAATCAACTAGACGATCCAAGTCAAGTTAGGTTCAGTTTGCAAAATCAGATTACCTCCGTTATCAAACTGATGttggtttatttgttttaagaatggcttttatctgttttttcAAATGAGTGTATGTTGTCCTATGTGTAGCAGCATCATGTGTACATACCAGTGGTGGGATGTAACTTAGTACATGTACTCAAGCAGTGTACTTGGTAGACATTTTAGGTTCTTTTGCTTGAgtcatttcttttcatgccactttctacttctactccgctacatgtAATACGTAGCACCAGAGGGATTTAATtgttgcatgttttgttgtcaACTCCTCTCGGCCACAAATCGCGACCCTGTATATTGTTACTTTCACTTAAATGTCACTTTCAAATTCTCCAGCAGTGAGCTGCAGTCAGTATCCAACGTCATCAGAGATCCACCACACAAGAAGCAGGGTACCATCATCATTCGCTATCAACTTCATGGTACAGACGCTTCGTGTTGGTTCACATGGTTTGACCTTCAATGATTTCTTCTGCAGATCCACCACTGTGCCCACTGTACCTTGGAAACAGAAAGTCCTCCAATCTTCTTTGTGAGAGTTAGAATAAAGTGATTGTTTCTGTACTCCAGTAGAGAACAACAATTTAATATATAATGGAAGAAACTATTAGCGTGTAACCAAACATCCAGAGATAATTGTTGACCACTCAACGTAATCTTAATAAAAGAGAAGAGGCGTGAGCCGAAACATCGGGCTGTCATACACCTCTTGTGACTTCGTCTCCTGGTGTGATACGGCTTCTAAGTCTGTCTACACCTCCAGTTAATTCTTTGAGCTACCCAATCACGTTTTGAAGTTTTACCAATAGCGACTCTATTGGCTAAAATTTGCACATCTATGCTAATTTGTGATTTTAATCAATTGTTGTGGAAATTAGGAGAGTCCAATGCTGCAATGAATTGTATAAATAGCTATAACTCAAGTACTATTTAACTCTGGTCAAATCTAATAAATATTGAATTGGAAAAATGTGTATAGTTCAACTAGAGTGGTAAAAAACAATTATCCTTAGGCATGATCCTTTGTTGTGTTATATAGCAGGTCTGCTCGATTTCCCAAAGGTTCATGTTGTATTTAACAAACATGGTGTAGCCCGCTACTCAGCAGACAGCATCATAGCGCTGCCACATAACTCAAGCATTAGAAATATTGttaacactttttaataatggtacatgaattatcatgaattcatgcatgacttcatgcatgaaaaagctTGACTTCATTAA is a window from the Perca fluviatilis chromosome 1, GENO_Pfluv_1.0, whole genome shotgun sequence genome containing:
- the LOC120567046 gene encoding somatostatin receptor type 3-like, which produces MAATEAVLHHDQGPAEGSGVNQATKPEPGSLPGLAGIFIPLIYAIVCVLVIHVVVNYTKNESVTNIYILNLAIADGLFMLGLPFLAMQNALLYWPFGSLMCRVVMTVDAINQFTSIFCLTVMSLDRYLAVVHPIRLVAAASSTQGNCSTDPVKGIRHRIPLTVYPGCR